In Thermoplasmata archaeon, the genomic window TCCTCCTTGGTTGCGAAGGCCTCTGCCAAAGCATCGAGGATCGTCATATCGCCTGCACCGACCCTCATCCTTCCGGTGACGATCCTGCAGAGATATCTTGCCTCGATGGGCCCTGAATCATGAAGCATGTTGGCCAGAAGCTTCATCTTCTTGTCCTGAGAATCCTTACCCTCAGCATCCTGGATTGCTGTCAATCCCTTGTACACTCTGTCAACTGTGAGCTCCTCAGCGAAGAGCGTCATCTGCTTCTTCTTGGAAATCAGCTTCTCAGCAACCTCCCCGGGATCCCCGGTCTTAACCCAAAGCTCCTCTGCAACGGAATCCTGTGTGCCTGAGGTGAATGATATTGCTCTGAGAACGAGCTTATCCGCCATACCGAGCTCCTTCGCCACGAAATCTGGATGGAGCTTACCTTGCGACAGATAGATTATCTTCCTAAGCTCCGCTTTGTCGACAGTGCGAATGAAATCGGCTAGGATGGCCGTCATCTCCAGGCGGCTACCAGTAGCCTCCAGTCTGTCGAACGTGTCTGCGAGCTCAGAATACAACATACGGGAGTGATTGGGGCCGGCGATAATAAGCTTACCTGGTCAATTAATCAGAATTATTTTTCTATATTCAGACTGATACGAAGGGACATGGGAAAGAAGGTCGCCGTACTGACAATGGCGGTTATTGTGTTGGCAGTGTGTCTGGTACCGCTGTGCACGTGTGAAGAGGCAGAAGCCCTGGAACCTACAGACTATAAGGTCTCGACCCCAGGATACTTCACAGGTGACGACGGTGCCATAGACATCGCCATAGGAAACGGTCATTCAAGGACTGTAACTGTCTATGTCCAAAACTACACGAGTAGCATATTGGATGTCGCATTCTACACCATTGACGGCACCACAGAAGTCCACGGAGAGACGATCGAGAATCTTACGTTGATGCCTGCAGGAGACGCCCAAAAGAGAGACTTGATCAAGCAACCTTACACGATAAGCGTCAAGGATGTCACGGCGTCACACAAGGATGCTCGTGTAGCTTTGAACATCTTCATAACCAACCTAGAAGACGATTCATACAGCATACACACGATAAAATTCAATGTCGATGTCGTTTCATCCTTCGATACTTCCGGCAGTTTCAACAAATTTTTGGGTATCATCGACAATACCCTTCCGGAGCCTTTCGATAACCCTATCGTACCATTCATCGTCACTCTGGTGATATTCTTCATAATCGCGCTGCTCGTCATAAAGCTGTGCGTCCCCGCCCTGTCCGGTATGCTCAACGAGACCACCTCTGATAAGGACAGGAAGAGATTCAAGACACTGCTGACCTTGGGAGTAATAATCGCGACCATAGCTCTGTTCATCGATCCGGGTCTAAAGATCCTGGGTGCCGATATCAATTGGATCTACTTGGTGAACAAGATATCCATGACACTCTTGATCGTGACATTGGCCCTGACCATTTGGAAGGTCTATCTGATCGTAGTGGAGAGCGTGCTCACCAAAATGGGAAAAGTGGACGATTCCAAGATAGATCTGTCCCTTATGCCGCTGTTCGCAATGTTCGGTAAGCTCTTCCTGTGGATCGGCGGAGCTGCTGCGATCCTTCACATATTCGGCATGGACCTGTCAGGGATACTGATCAGTGCCGGTATCGTCACATTGGGTATCACCCTGGGTGCTCAGAATGTGCTTTCCCAGTTCTTCAGCGGAATCCTTCTACTGCTGACGAGACCGTTCACCAACGGCGATTATCTGATGATTAACAATAACACATATATCGTGAAAAACGTCAAACTGATGTACACCGAATTCCTCGGTGAAGAGAAGGACTGTATCATCACGATGCCCAACAATGCAGTCTCATCCGCCACCATAGTCAATATGAGCAAGAACGATGAGGCTTACAGACTGTACGTATTCTTCCAGATTCCAAACGTGGTTGATGCGAAAAAGGCCGAGGATGTCGTGCTCCAGATAGCTGAAGAAAGCCAATACGTCATCCACGATTACGACAGGTACACAAGACCTGCAGTCAAATT contains:
- a CDS encoding mechanosensitive ion channel, translated to MGKKVAVLTMAVIVLAVCLVPLCTCEEAEALEPTDYKVSTPGYFTGDDGAIDIAIGNGHSRTVTVYVQNYTSSILDVAFYTIDGTTEVHGETIENLTLMPAGDAQKRDLIKQPYTISVKDVTASHKDARVALNIFITNLEDDSYSIHTIKFNVDVVSSFDTSGSFNKFLGIIDNTLPEPFDNPIVPFIVTLVIFFIIALLVIKLCVPALSGMLNETTSDKDRKRFKTLLTLGVIIATIALFIDPGLKILGADINWIYLVNKISMTLLIVTLALTIWKVYLIVVESVLTKMGKVDDSKIDLSLMPLFAMFGKLFLWIGGAAAILHIFGMDLSGILISAGIVTLGITLGAQNVLSQFFSGILLLLTRPFTNGDYLMINNNTYIVKNVKLMYTEFLGEEKDCIITMPNNAVSSATIVNMSKNDEAYRLYVFFQIPNVVDAKKAEDVVLQIAEESQYVIHDYDRYTRPAVKFLDVTPSATQLRLDITIKDYASRELIQSDMKKELYIKLAESGIEMSFSKLKVNAAGPGDKVPI